A part of Corvus hawaiiensis isolate bCorHaw1 chromosome 25, bCorHaw1.pri.cur, whole genome shotgun sequence genomic DNA contains:
- the ROBO3 gene encoding roundabout homolog 3 isoform X7, with protein MLRYLLKTLLQMNLFADSLGADGSNSSSLLLGINRSIAALHLPDLAPGNGSHPQLEDTAPRIVEHPTDVLVSKGEPATLSCKAEGRPAPVVEWYKDGERVETDREDPRSHRTLLPGGSLFFLRILHGRRGKPDEGVYFCVARNYLGEATSRNASLEVAVLRDDFRQPPGDVVVAAGEPAVLECVPPRGHPEPSISWKKNGVRVSDKDEHLTIRGGKLMVASTHKSDAGVYVCVATNVVGERDSEPAELVVFERPAFGKRPHNQVVLVEGTAEFACEAVGDPQPAVRWRKEEGEMPLGRWEVLPDNTLRISRLQVEDEGTYTCLADNSVGRSEASGTLTVHVPPQLVTGPHDQAVTPGQSVTFQCQSKGNPPPAVFWQKEGSQTLLFPGQPPIPSSRVWVSPSGALTIVNVQPSDAGHYLCQAISVAGSVLARAGLEVTGAPTGLQPPVISLLPANRTVLPVGATVRLPCGVGAQDPPGSVGWLKDGSALVGVQPRASLLENGTLQITGLRVRDSGLYECVATSPAGETRWGSSLEVQGDESDLSLPSPALGLLPGPPSAPVVTNVTKSSVTLSWKGNEDSGATDVTSYIVEAFSQAAGGPWQTVAADVESETHTVSGLVPDSVYLFLVRAVNAYGLSDPSGVSEPVRTQADTNPTQQGLDPEQVQQELAQVAVHLQEPVVLPLGTVHLSWTVERQAPFLQGYRVLYRRRGGHWEEARTVWAPGERGALLTELRRGQDYEVKVRPYFHHLHGPDSAVRALRTPEAAPSAPPRAVSVAGNGTSVRISWQPPPPAEQNGVIRDYRIWCLGNESRFHINQSVEGTVLATELRGLVPGVPYRAEVAAATSAGVGARSAPVPIHIGETLIVTTCTHGWGMMGSPAAVLGMAPWHPAGVSLFPVSLAAPLVEQDAGPAGGSSLAEHLAEVARQPAFIAGVGGACWVVLAAFAAWLYSRRRRKKELSHFTGTGGCYPWDLSPLTHHPSATHHPSLYSILCLHTHRRLPGSSAQQPQLPAVVTRGWWMRGVVAAQPVLPVAWGPLRDTTMMPASLVTSPRRSSLEQGLLRGRFTAPSRLTVRSSAPSPVPSHSMGPPILGVVLSPWMLQPPRCPVAGLSTGPKPSWGKQ; from the exons ATGCTGCGGTACCTGCTGAAGACGCTGCTGCAGATGAACCTGTTCGCCGACTCGCTGGGAGCCGACGGCTCCAACTCCTCCTCGCTCCTGCTCGGCATCAACCGCTCCATCGCCGCGCTCCACCTGCCCGATCTGGCCCCCGGTAACG GATCCCACCCTCAGCTGGAGGACACGGCTCCCCGCATCGTGGAGCACCCCACGGATGTCCTGGTGTCCAAGGGGGAACCGGCCACGCtgagctgcaaggccgaggggCGCCCGGCGCCGGTGGTGGAGTGGTACAAGGACGGGGAGCGGGTGGAGACGGACCGGGAGGATCCCCGCTCCCACCGCACCCTCCTCCCGGGGGGATCCCTCTTCTTCCTCCGAATCCTGCACGGGAGGCGGGGAAAGCCCGACGAGGGGGTTTATTTCTGCGTGGCCAGGAATTACCTGGGGGAGGCCACCAGCCGGAATGCTTCTCTGGAGGTGGCCG TGCTGCGGGACGATTTCCGACAGCCCCCCGGGGACGTGGTGGTGGCGGCGGGAGAACCGGccgtgctggagtgtgtcccgCCCCGCGGCCATCCCGAGCCCAGCATCTCTTGGAAGAAGAACGGGGTCCGGGTCAGCGACAAGGACGAGCACCTGACG ATCCGCGGTGGGAAGCTGATGGTGGCCAGTACTCACAAGAGCGATGCTGGCGTCTATGTCTGTGTGGCCACCAACGTGGTAGGGGAGAGGGACAGCGAGCCGGCCGAGCTGGTCGTCTTTG AGCGCCCAGCATTTGGCAAGAGGCCCCACAAccaggtggtgctggtggagggGACGGCGGAGTTCGCCTGCGAGGCGGTGGGGGATCCGCAGCCGGCGGTGCGCTGGCGCAAGGAGGAGGGTGAAATGCCGCTGGGAAG GTGGGAGGTGCTGCCAGACAACACCCTGCGGATCAGCCGGCTGCAGGTGGAGGATGAGGGCACCTACACCTGCCTGGCTGATAACAGTGTGGGCAGGTCGGAGGCGTCGGGCACCCTCACTGTGCACG TGCCCCCCCAGCTTGTCACCGGGCCCCACGACCAGGCTGTCACCCCCGGCCAGAGCGTGACTTTCCAGTGCCAGAGCAAGGGCAACCCACCGCCCGCTGTCTTTTGGCAGAAGGAGGGGAGCCAG ACCCTGCTGTTCCCGGGCCAGCCCCCGATCCCTTCCAGCCGTGTTTGGGTCAGTCCCAGTGGTGCTTTGACCATCGTCAACGTCCAGCCCAGTGATGCCGGCCACTACCTGTGCCAGGCTATCAGCGTGGCCGGCAGCGTCCTGGCCAGGGCAGGCCTGGAGGTGACGGGGG CACCCACTGGACTCCAGCCACCAGTGATCAGCCTGCTTCCCGCTAACCGGACAGTGCTGCCAGTGGGGGCCACAGTGCGGCTGCCTTGCGGCGTGGGGGCCCAAGACCCCCCAGGCAGCGTGGGGTGGCTGAAGGATGGCAGTGCCCTGGTAGGTGTCCAGCCCCGTGCCAGCCTGCTGGAGAACGGCACCCTGCAGATCACCGGCCTCCGG GTGAGAGACTCCGGGCTCTATGAGTGTGTGGCCACCAGCCCGGCGGGCGAGACACGCTGGGGCAGCTCCTTGGAGGTACAAG GTGATGAATCCGAcctctccctgccttcccctgcaCTCGGTCTCCTCCCTGGGCCACCCTCCGCCCCTGTGGTCACCAACGTTACCAAAAGCAGTGTCAccctgagctggaaagggaacGAAGACAGCGGTGCCACTGATGTCACCTCTTACATAGTGGAGGCTTTCAG ccaggcagcGGGTGGCCCATGGCAGACAGTGGCAGCCGATGTGGAGAGTGAGACCCACACAGTGAGCGGCCTCGTCCCCGACTCTGTCTACCTGTTTTTGGTGCGGGCAGTCAATGCCTACGGGCTCAGTGACCCCAGCGGCGTCTCGGAGCCTGTGCGCACCCAAG CAGACACCAACCCCACGCAGCAAGGGCTGGACCCTGAGCAGGTGCAGCAGGAGTTGGCGCAAGTGGCTGTGCACCTGCAGGAACCTGTGGTGCTGCCACTGGGCACTGTCCACCTCTCCTGGACC GTGGAGCGCCAAGCACCCTTCCTTCAGGGCTACCGGGTGCTGTACCGGCGGCGTGGTGGGCACTGGGAGGAGGCGCGGACCGTGTGGGCCCCAGGGGAGCGGGGAGCCCTGCTCACCGAGCTGCGCCGGGGCCAGGACTACGAGGTCAAGGTCCGACCCTATTTTCATCACCTCCATGGTCCCGACAGCGCTGTGCGTGCTCTGCGCACCCCTGAAGCAG CCCCCAGCGCCCCACCGCGAGCTGTCAGCGTGGCTGGGAATGGTACCAGTGTCCGCATCTCGTGGCAGCCACCACCGCCGGCAGAGCAGAATGGTGTCATCCGTGATTACCGG aTTTGGTGCTTGGGCAATGAGAGCCGCTTCCACATCAACCAGAGCGTGGAGGGCACGGTGCTGGCGACAGAGTTGCGGGGACTTGTCCCCGGGGTCCCTTACCGTGCTGAAGTTGCCGCTGCCACCAGTGCAGGTGTGGGTGCCCGCAGCGCCCCTGTTCCCATCCACATTGGTGAGACCCTCATTGTCACAACTTGCACCCATGGGTGGGGCATGATGGGGTCACCcgctgcagtgctggggatggcTCCTTGGCACCCCGCCGGTGTGTCCCTCTTTCCCGTGTCACTTGCAGCCCCCCTGGTGGAGCAAGATGCGGGGCCAGCAGGTGggagcagcttggctgagcaTTTAGCAGAGGTAGCCAGGCAGCCAGCCTTCATTGCTGGTGTTGGTGGTGCTTGCTGGGTCGTTCTCGCTGCCTTTGCTGCTTGGCTCTACAGCCGCCGCCGGAGGAAGAAGGAGCTCAGCCACTTCACTGGTACAGGGGGGTGCTACCCCTGGGACCTCTCACCCCTCACCCATCACCCATCAGCCACCCACCATCCCTCTCTTTACAGCATCCTTTGCCTACACACCCACCG TCGCCTTCCCGGCTCCAGTGCGCAGCAGCCCCAG CTGCCGGCGGTGGTTACCCGTGGCTGGTGGATGCGTGGCGTGGTGGCGGCACAACCAGTGCTGCCGGTTGCTTGGGGACCACTGAGAGATACTACAATG ATGCCGGCATCACTCGTTACATCGCCCAGACGGAGCAGtttggagcaggggctgctgagggGCCGGTTTACAGCACCATCGAGGTTGACAGTGAGGAGCTCTGCACCTTCCCCCGTCCCTTCTCACAGTATGGGACCTCCTATCCTGGGGGTGGTTCTCAGCCCATGGATGCTGCAGCCCCCCAGGTGCCCCGTGGCCGGGCTGAGCACG GGGCCAAAGCCAAGCTGGGGCAAGCAGTGA
- the ROBO3 gene encoding roundabout homolog 3 isoform X3: protein MLRYLLKTLLQMNLFADSLGADGSNSSSLLLGINRSIAALHLPDLAPGNGSHPQLEDTAPRIVEHPTDVLVSKGEPATLSCKAEGRPAPVVEWYKDGERVETDREDPRSHRTLLPGGSLFFLRILHGRRGKPDEGVYFCVARNYLGEATSRNASLEVAVLRDDFRQPPGDVVVAAGEPAVLECVPPRGHPEPSISWKKNGVRVSDKDEHLTIRGGKLMVASTHKSDAGVYVCVATNVVGERDSEPAELVVFERPAFGKRPHNQVVLVEGTAEFACEAVGDPQPAVRWRKEEGEMPLGRWEVLPDNTLRISRLQVEDEGTYTCLADNSVGRSEASGTLTVHVPPQLVTGPHDQAVTPGQSVTFQCQSKGNPPPAVFWQKEGSQTLLFPGQPPIPSSRVWVSPSGALTIVNVQPSDAGHYLCQAISVAGSVLARAGLEVTGAPTGLQPPVISLLPANRTVLPVGATVRLPCGVGAQDPPGSVGWLKDGSALVGVQPRASLLENGTLQITGLRVRDSGLYECVATSPAGETRWGSSLEVQGDESDLSLPSPALGLLPGPPSAPVVTNVTKSSVTLSWKGNEDSGATDVTSYIVEAFSQAAGGPWQTVAADVESETHTVSGLVPDSVYLFLVRAVNAYGLSDPSGVSEPVRTQADTNPTQQGLDPEQVQQELAQVAVHLQEPVVLPLGTVHLSWTVERQAPFLQGYRVLYRRRGGHWEEARTVWAPGERGALLTELRRGQDYEVKVRPYFHHLHGPDSAVRALRTPEAAPSAPPRAVSVAGNGTSVRISWQPPPPAEQNGVIRDYRIWCLGNESRFHINQSVEGTVLATELRGLVPGVPYRAEVAAATSAGVGARSAPVPIHIGETLIVTTCTHGWGMMGSPAAVLGMAPWHPAGVSLFPVSLAAPLVEQDAGPAGGSSLAEHLAEVARQPAFIAGVGGACWVVLAAFAAWLYSRRRRKKELSHFTASFAYTPTVAFPAPVRSSPRAAAGGGYPWLVDAWRGGGTTSAAGCLGTTERYYNDAGITRYIAQTEQFGAGAAEGPVYSTIEVDSEELCTFPRPFSQYGTSYPGGGSQPMDAAAPQVPRGRAEHGAKAKLGQAVKPPVVSWTELLPPPPSASELSQCTQEEEKEEEEEDEEAAGGLGMEVWYPGEDIPCATAASSPTISSGCRSTATLTPSPRTTEDIPRLRDFDNSLLPRRTPHGASTPSQAPSPSVTPDASEGHPPRARCPPGTGKTRGVISKSRLKPKCSRYRREKQMGDLPPPPLPPPGETPGPSPELEPSGAERRVTHRPPRGDEVIPYSKTSCLPRGQVSGSCSTTGSISSRGSSSSRGHGSGRSRTPGDRGEGTGHCRRPGAPFPCPPQEKR, encoded by the exons ATGCTGCGGTACCTGCTGAAGACGCTGCTGCAGATGAACCTGTTCGCCGACTCGCTGGGAGCCGACGGCTCCAACTCCTCCTCGCTCCTGCTCGGCATCAACCGCTCCATCGCCGCGCTCCACCTGCCCGATCTGGCCCCCGGTAACG GATCCCACCCTCAGCTGGAGGACACGGCTCCCCGCATCGTGGAGCACCCCACGGATGTCCTGGTGTCCAAGGGGGAACCGGCCACGCtgagctgcaaggccgaggggCGCCCGGCGCCGGTGGTGGAGTGGTACAAGGACGGGGAGCGGGTGGAGACGGACCGGGAGGATCCCCGCTCCCACCGCACCCTCCTCCCGGGGGGATCCCTCTTCTTCCTCCGAATCCTGCACGGGAGGCGGGGAAAGCCCGACGAGGGGGTTTATTTCTGCGTGGCCAGGAATTACCTGGGGGAGGCCACCAGCCGGAATGCTTCTCTGGAGGTGGCCG TGCTGCGGGACGATTTCCGACAGCCCCCCGGGGACGTGGTGGTGGCGGCGGGAGAACCGGccgtgctggagtgtgtcccgCCCCGCGGCCATCCCGAGCCCAGCATCTCTTGGAAGAAGAACGGGGTCCGGGTCAGCGACAAGGACGAGCACCTGACG ATCCGCGGTGGGAAGCTGATGGTGGCCAGTACTCACAAGAGCGATGCTGGCGTCTATGTCTGTGTGGCCACCAACGTGGTAGGGGAGAGGGACAGCGAGCCGGCCGAGCTGGTCGTCTTTG AGCGCCCAGCATTTGGCAAGAGGCCCCACAAccaggtggtgctggtggagggGACGGCGGAGTTCGCCTGCGAGGCGGTGGGGGATCCGCAGCCGGCGGTGCGCTGGCGCAAGGAGGAGGGTGAAATGCCGCTGGGAAG GTGGGAGGTGCTGCCAGACAACACCCTGCGGATCAGCCGGCTGCAGGTGGAGGATGAGGGCACCTACACCTGCCTGGCTGATAACAGTGTGGGCAGGTCGGAGGCGTCGGGCACCCTCACTGTGCACG TGCCCCCCCAGCTTGTCACCGGGCCCCACGACCAGGCTGTCACCCCCGGCCAGAGCGTGACTTTCCAGTGCCAGAGCAAGGGCAACCCACCGCCCGCTGTCTTTTGGCAGAAGGAGGGGAGCCAG ACCCTGCTGTTCCCGGGCCAGCCCCCGATCCCTTCCAGCCGTGTTTGGGTCAGTCCCAGTGGTGCTTTGACCATCGTCAACGTCCAGCCCAGTGATGCCGGCCACTACCTGTGCCAGGCTATCAGCGTGGCCGGCAGCGTCCTGGCCAGGGCAGGCCTGGAGGTGACGGGGG CACCCACTGGACTCCAGCCACCAGTGATCAGCCTGCTTCCCGCTAACCGGACAGTGCTGCCAGTGGGGGCCACAGTGCGGCTGCCTTGCGGCGTGGGGGCCCAAGACCCCCCAGGCAGCGTGGGGTGGCTGAAGGATGGCAGTGCCCTGGTAGGTGTCCAGCCCCGTGCCAGCCTGCTGGAGAACGGCACCCTGCAGATCACCGGCCTCCGG GTGAGAGACTCCGGGCTCTATGAGTGTGTGGCCACCAGCCCGGCGGGCGAGACACGCTGGGGCAGCTCCTTGGAGGTACAAG GTGATGAATCCGAcctctccctgccttcccctgcaCTCGGTCTCCTCCCTGGGCCACCCTCCGCCCCTGTGGTCACCAACGTTACCAAAAGCAGTGTCAccctgagctggaaagggaacGAAGACAGCGGTGCCACTGATGTCACCTCTTACATAGTGGAGGCTTTCAG ccaggcagcGGGTGGCCCATGGCAGACAGTGGCAGCCGATGTGGAGAGTGAGACCCACACAGTGAGCGGCCTCGTCCCCGACTCTGTCTACCTGTTTTTGGTGCGGGCAGTCAATGCCTACGGGCTCAGTGACCCCAGCGGCGTCTCGGAGCCTGTGCGCACCCAAG CAGACACCAACCCCACGCAGCAAGGGCTGGACCCTGAGCAGGTGCAGCAGGAGTTGGCGCAAGTGGCTGTGCACCTGCAGGAACCTGTGGTGCTGCCACTGGGCACTGTCCACCTCTCCTGGACC GTGGAGCGCCAAGCACCCTTCCTTCAGGGCTACCGGGTGCTGTACCGGCGGCGTGGTGGGCACTGGGAGGAGGCGCGGACCGTGTGGGCCCCAGGGGAGCGGGGAGCCCTGCTCACCGAGCTGCGCCGGGGCCAGGACTACGAGGTCAAGGTCCGACCCTATTTTCATCACCTCCATGGTCCCGACAGCGCTGTGCGTGCTCTGCGCACCCCTGAAGCAG CCCCCAGCGCCCCACCGCGAGCTGTCAGCGTGGCTGGGAATGGTACCAGTGTCCGCATCTCGTGGCAGCCACCACCGCCGGCAGAGCAGAATGGTGTCATCCGTGATTACCGG aTTTGGTGCTTGGGCAATGAGAGCCGCTTCCACATCAACCAGAGCGTGGAGGGCACGGTGCTGGCGACAGAGTTGCGGGGACTTGTCCCCGGGGTCCCTTACCGTGCTGAAGTTGCCGCTGCCACCAGTGCAGGTGTGGGTGCCCGCAGCGCCCCTGTTCCCATCCACATTGGTGAGACCCTCATTGTCACAACTTGCACCCATGGGTGGGGCATGATGGGGTCACCcgctgcagtgctggggatggcTCCTTGGCACCCCGCCGGTGTGTCCCTCTTTCCCGTGTCACTTGCAGCCCCCCTGGTGGAGCAAGATGCGGGGCCAGCAGGTGggagcagcttggctgagcaTTTAGCAGAGGTAGCCAGGCAGCCAGCCTTCATTGCTGGTGTTGGTGGTGCTTGCTGGGTCGTTCTCGCTGCCTTTGCTGCTTGGCTCTACAGCCGCCGCCGGAGGAAGAAGGAGCTCAGCCACTTCACTG CATCCTTTGCCTACACACCCACCG TCGCCTTCCCGGCTCCAGTGCGCAGCAGCCCCAG GGCAGCTGCCGGCGGTGGTTACCCGTGGCTGGTGGATGCGTGGCGTGGTGGCGGCACAACCAGTGCTGCCGGTTGCTTGGGGACCACTGAGAGATACTACAATG ATGCCGGCATCACTCGTTACATCGCCCAGACGGAGCAGtttggagcaggggctgctgagggGCCGGTTTACAGCACCATCGAGGTTGACAGTGAGGAGCTCTGCACCTTCCCCCGTCCCTTCTCACAGTATGGGACCTCCTATCCTGGGGGTGGTTCTCAGCCCATGGATGCTGCAGCCCCCCAGGTGCCCCGTGGCCGGGCTGAGCACG GGGCCAAAGCCAAGCTGGGGCAAGCAGTGAAACCGCCGGTGGTGAGCtggacagagctgctgcccccACCACCCTCAGCCAGTGAGCTCAGCCAGTGCacccaggaggaggagaaggaggaggaagaggaggatgaagaggcAGCCGGAGG GCTGGGGATGGAGGTGTGGTACCCTGGTGAGGACATcccctgtgccactgctgcATCCTCACCCACCATCTCCTCTGGCTGCCGTTCCACCGCCACGCTGACACCGTCACCTCGCACCACGGAGGACATCCCTCGCCTCCGCGACTTCGATAACTCCCTCCTGCCCCG GAGAACCCCCCATGGCGCCAGCACCCCCTCACAGGCACCCAGTCCCTCGGTGACTCCGGATGCCAGTGAGGGCCATCCACCCCGAGCCCGCTGCCCTCCTGGCACAG GGAAAACCCGCGGGGTGATCTCCAAAAGTCGCCTGAAGCCCAAATGCAGCCGCTACCGCCGGGAAAAGCAGATGGGAG acctgccgccgccgccgctgccgccgccagGCGAGACCCCCGGCCCCTCTCCGGAGCTGGAGCCAAGCGGGGCTGAGCGCAGGGTCACCCATCGCCCGCCCCGCGGCG ATGAGGTCATCCCCTACAGCAAAACCTCCTGCCTGCCCCGCGGGCAGGTGTCTGGCAGCTGCTCCACCACGGGCAGCATCTCGTCCCgcggctccagcagctcccgcGGCCACGGCTCGGGGCGCAGCCGGACGCCGGGGGACCGCGGCGAAGGGACCGGCCACTGCCGCCGCCCAGGGGCCCCGTTTCCCTGCCCGCCGCAGGAGAAGCGATAA
- the ROBO3 gene encoding roundabout homolog 3 isoform X6, whose translation MLRYLLKTLLQMNLFADSLGADGSNSSSLLLGINRSIAALHLPDLAPGNGSHPQLEDTAPRIVEHPTDVLVSKGEPATLSCKAEGRPAPVVEWYKDGERVETDREDPRSHRTLLPGGSLFFLRILHGRRGKPDEGVYFCVARNYLGEATSRNASLEVAVLRDDFRQPPGDVVVAAGEPAVLECVPPRGHPEPSISWKKNGVRVSDKDEHLTIRGGKLMVASTHKSDAGVYVCVATNVVGERDSEPAELVVFERPAFGKRPHNQVVLVEGTAEFACEAVGDPQPAVRWRKEEGEMPLGRWEVLPDNTLRISRLQVEDEGTYTCLADNSVGRSEASGTLTVHVPPQLVTGPHDQAVTPGQSVTFQCQSKGNPPPAVFWQKEGSQTLLFPGQPPIPSSRVWVSPSGALTIVNVQPSDAGHYLCQAISVAGSVLARAGLEVTGAPTGLQPPVISLLPANRTVLPVGATVRLPCGVGAQDPPGSVGWLKDGSALVGVQPRASLLENGTLQITGLRVRDSGLYECVATSPAGETRWGSSLEVQGDESDLSLPSPALGLLPGPPSAPVVTNVTKSSVTLSWKGNEDSGATDVTSYIVEAFSQAAGGPWQTVAADVESETHTVSGLVPDSVYLFLVRAVNAYGLSDPSGVSEPVRTQADTNPTQQGLDPEQVQQELAQVAVHLQEPVVLPLGTVHLSWTVERQAPFLQGYRVLYRRRGGHWEEARTVWAPGERGALLTELRRGQDYEVKVRPYFHHLHGPDSAVRALRTPEAAPSAPPRAVSVAGNGTSVRISWQPPPPAEQNGVIRDYRIWCLGNESRFHINQSVEGTVLATELRGLVPGVPYRAEVAAATSAGVGARSAPVPIHIGETLIVTTCTHGWGMMGSPAAVLGMAPWHPAGVSLFPVSLAAPLVEQDAGPAGGSSLAEHLAEVARQPAFIAGVGGACWVVLAAFAAWLYSRRRRKKELSHFTGTGGCYPWDLSPLTHHPSATHHPSLYSILCLHTHRRLPGSSAQQPQLPAVVTRGWWMRGVVAAQPVLPVAWGPLRDTTMMPASLVTSPRRSSLEQGLLRGRFTAPSRLTVRSSAPSPVPSHSMGPPILGVVLSPWMLQPPRCPVAGLSTVGWSDGWGHAWVLVVRCPSHSPPSIPPWHRGQSQAGASSETAGGELDRAAAPTTLSQ comes from the exons ATGCTGCGGTACCTGCTGAAGACGCTGCTGCAGATGAACCTGTTCGCCGACTCGCTGGGAGCCGACGGCTCCAACTCCTCCTCGCTCCTGCTCGGCATCAACCGCTCCATCGCCGCGCTCCACCTGCCCGATCTGGCCCCCGGTAACG GATCCCACCCTCAGCTGGAGGACACGGCTCCCCGCATCGTGGAGCACCCCACGGATGTCCTGGTGTCCAAGGGGGAACCGGCCACGCtgagctgcaaggccgaggggCGCCCGGCGCCGGTGGTGGAGTGGTACAAGGACGGGGAGCGGGTGGAGACGGACCGGGAGGATCCCCGCTCCCACCGCACCCTCCTCCCGGGGGGATCCCTCTTCTTCCTCCGAATCCTGCACGGGAGGCGGGGAAAGCCCGACGAGGGGGTTTATTTCTGCGTGGCCAGGAATTACCTGGGGGAGGCCACCAGCCGGAATGCTTCTCTGGAGGTGGCCG TGCTGCGGGACGATTTCCGACAGCCCCCCGGGGACGTGGTGGTGGCGGCGGGAGAACCGGccgtgctggagtgtgtcccgCCCCGCGGCCATCCCGAGCCCAGCATCTCTTGGAAGAAGAACGGGGTCCGGGTCAGCGACAAGGACGAGCACCTGACG ATCCGCGGTGGGAAGCTGATGGTGGCCAGTACTCACAAGAGCGATGCTGGCGTCTATGTCTGTGTGGCCACCAACGTGGTAGGGGAGAGGGACAGCGAGCCGGCCGAGCTGGTCGTCTTTG AGCGCCCAGCATTTGGCAAGAGGCCCCACAAccaggtggtgctggtggagggGACGGCGGAGTTCGCCTGCGAGGCGGTGGGGGATCCGCAGCCGGCGGTGCGCTGGCGCAAGGAGGAGGGTGAAATGCCGCTGGGAAG GTGGGAGGTGCTGCCAGACAACACCCTGCGGATCAGCCGGCTGCAGGTGGAGGATGAGGGCACCTACACCTGCCTGGCTGATAACAGTGTGGGCAGGTCGGAGGCGTCGGGCACCCTCACTGTGCACG TGCCCCCCCAGCTTGTCACCGGGCCCCACGACCAGGCTGTCACCCCCGGCCAGAGCGTGACTTTCCAGTGCCAGAGCAAGGGCAACCCACCGCCCGCTGTCTTTTGGCAGAAGGAGGGGAGCCAG ACCCTGCTGTTCCCGGGCCAGCCCCCGATCCCTTCCAGCCGTGTTTGGGTCAGTCCCAGTGGTGCTTTGACCATCGTCAACGTCCAGCCCAGTGATGCCGGCCACTACCTGTGCCAGGCTATCAGCGTGGCCGGCAGCGTCCTGGCCAGGGCAGGCCTGGAGGTGACGGGGG CACCCACTGGACTCCAGCCACCAGTGATCAGCCTGCTTCCCGCTAACCGGACAGTGCTGCCAGTGGGGGCCACAGTGCGGCTGCCTTGCGGCGTGGGGGCCCAAGACCCCCCAGGCAGCGTGGGGTGGCTGAAGGATGGCAGTGCCCTGGTAGGTGTCCAGCCCCGTGCCAGCCTGCTGGAGAACGGCACCCTGCAGATCACCGGCCTCCGG GTGAGAGACTCCGGGCTCTATGAGTGTGTGGCCACCAGCCCGGCGGGCGAGACACGCTGGGGCAGCTCCTTGGAGGTACAAG GTGATGAATCCGAcctctccctgccttcccctgcaCTCGGTCTCCTCCCTGGGCCACCCTCCGCCCCTGTGGTCACCAACGTTACCAAAAGCAGTGTCAccctgagctggaaagggaacGAAGACAGCGGTGCCACTGATGTCACCTCTTACATAGTGGAGGCTTTCAG ccaggcagcGGGTGGCCCATGGCAGACAGTGGCAGCCGATGTGGAGAGTGAGACCCACACAGTGAGCGGCCTCGTCCCCGACTCTGTCTACCTGTTTTTGGTGCGGGCAGTCAATGCCTACGGGCTCAGTGACCCCAGCGGCGTCTCGGAGCCTGTGCGCACCCAAG CAGACACCAACCCCACGCAGCAAGGGCTGGACCCTGAGCAGGTGCAGCAGGAGTTGGCGCAAGTGGCTGTGCACCTGCAGGAACCTGTGGTGCTGCCACTGGGCACTGTCCACCTCTCCTGGACC GTGGAGCGCCAAGCACCCTTCCTTCAGGGCTACCGGGTGCTGTACCGGCGGCGTGGTGGGCACTGGGAGGAGGCGCGGACCGTGTGGGCCCCAGGGGAGCGGGGAGCCCTGCTCACCGAGCTGCGCCGGGGCCAGGACTACGAGGTCAAGGTCCGACCCTATTTTCATCACCTCCATGGTCCCGACAGCGCTGTGCGTGCTCTGCGCACCCCTGAAGCAG CCCCCAGCGCCCCACCGCGAGCTGTCAGCGTGGCTGGGAATGGTACCAGTGTCCGCATCTCGTGGCAGCCACCACCGCCGGCAGAGCAGAATGGTGTCATCCGTGATTACCGG aTTTGGTGCTTGGGCAATGAGAGCCGCTTCCACATCAACCAGAGCGTGGAGGGCACGGTGCTGGCGACAGAGTTGCGGGGACTTGTCCCCGGGGTCCCTTACCGTGCTGAAGTTGCCGCTGCCACCAGTGCAGGTGTGGGTGCCCGCAGCGCCCCTGTTCCCATCCACATTGGTGAGACCCTCATTGTCACAACTTGCACCCATGGGTGGGGCATGATGGGGTCACCcgctgcagtgctggggatggcTCCTTGGCACCCCGCCGGTGTGTCCCTCTTTCCCGTGTCACTTGCAGCCCCCCTGGTGGAGCAAGATGCGGGGCCAGCAGGTGggagcagcttggctgagcaTTTAGCAGAGGTAGCCAGGCAGCCAGCCTTCATTGCTGGTGTTGGTGGTGCTTGCTGGGTCGTTCTCGCTGCCTTTGCTGCTTGGCTCTACAGCCGCCGCCGGAGGAAGAAGGAGCTCAGCCACTTCACTGGTACAGGGGGGTGCTACCCCTGGGACCTCTCACCCCTCACCCATCACCCATCAGCCACCCACCATCCCTCTCTTTACAGCATCCTTTGCCTACACACCCACCG TCGCCTTCCCGGCTCCAGTGCGCAGCAGCCCCAG CTGCCGGCGGTGGTTACCCGTGGCTGGTGGATGCGTGGCGTGGTGGCGGCACAACCAGTGCTGCCGGTTGCTTGGGGACCACTGAGAGATACTACAATG ATGCCGGCATCACTCGTTACATCGCCCAGACGGAGCAGtttggagcaggggctgctgagggGCCGGTTTACAGCACCATCGAGGTTGACAGTGAGGAGCTCTGCACCTTCCCCCGTCCCTTCTCACAGTATGGGACCTCCTATCCTGGGGGTGGTTCTCAGCCCATGGATGCTGCAGCCCCCCAGGTGCCCCGTGGCCGGGCTGAGCACGGTAGGGTGGTCGGATGGGTGGGGGCACGCATGGGTGCTCGTGGTGCGGTGCCCttcccacagcccccccagcaTCCCTCCTTGGCACAGGGGCCAAAGCCAAGCTGGGGCAAGCAGTGAAACCGCCGGTGGTGAGCtggacagagctgctgcccccACCACCCTCAGCCAGTGA